Proteins encoded together in one Cervus canadensis isolate Bull #8, Minnesota chromosome 7, ASM1932006v1, whole genome shotgun sequence window:
- the CDV3 gene encoding protein CDV3 homolog isoform X6 → MQISEKEEDEVEKREDPSDNWEEGGGGGGGGGVEKSSGPWNKTAPVQAPPAPVVVTETPEPTMTSGVYRPPGARLTTTRKAPQGPPEIYSDTQFPSLQSTAKHVESRKDKEMEKSFEVVRHKTRGRDEFSKNQALKLQLDNQYAVLENQKSSHTQYN, encoded by the exons TGAaaaggaagaagatgaagttgaaaaaAGAGAAGATCCAAGTGATAATTGGGAAgaaggtggaggtggaggtggtggtggtggtgtagaaAAATCTTCAGGCCCTTGGAATAAAACTGCTCCGGTACAAGCACCTCCTGCTCCAGTAGTTG TTACAGAAACCCCAGAACCGACAATGACTAGTGGCGTGtacaggcctcctggagccaggtTGACCACAACAAGGAAAGCACCACAAGGACCACCGGAAATCTATAGTGACACGCAGTTCCCATCCCTGCAGTCCACTGCCAAGCATGTAGAAAGCCGGAA ggataaagaaatggagaagagcTTTGAAGTAGTAAGACACAAAACTAGAGGTAGGGATGAGTTTTCAAAAAACCAGGCCCTTAAACTTCAGCTAGACAACCAGTATGCTGTGCTTGAGAATCAGAAAAGCAGCCACACACAGTACAATTAA